ACGGTCTCCTACCGATTGACCCCGCATTCAAGTGATGATGATGATCGTTCTTATCGTGCGCCTGCTGAAGTGGCAGAGGCGAAGACGAATGATCCTATCATTACGTTCGGTGCCTATTTGAAAGAAACAGGTGTTCTTGACGATAATCTCGAGAAAGAAATCAATGAACGCGTGATGAAGCTCGTCAATGAAGCGACAGATTATGCGGAGAATGCGCCGTATGCACAGGCAGAGGATGCTTTGAAGCATGTGTATGAAGAAGGAATGGGGGCGGTTTGATGCCGGTTTTATCATATATTGATGCCATTACATTGGCTTTGAGAGAAGAGATGGAAAGAGACGAGAAAGTATTTGTTCTTGGTGAGGATGTAGGCAAAAAAGGCGGTGTTTTTAAAGCGACTGCCGGATTGTATGAGCAATTTGGAGAGGCGAGAGTTCTCGATACACCGCTTGCTGAATCGGCAATTGCCGGGGTGGGCATTGGCGCTGCGATGTATGGCATGCGGCCGGTCGCTGAGATGCAGTTTGCTGATTTTATCATGCCTGCTGTGAATCAAATTATCTCTGAGGCAGCTAAAATCCGCTATCGCTCCAATAATGACTGGCATTGCCCGATTGTCATTCGTGCCCCGTTCGGTGGAGGTGTCCACGGAGCGCTTTATCATTCTCAATCCGTTGAAGCCATTTTCGCCAATCAGCCTGGCCTAAAGGTAGTCATTCCTTCCACACCATATGATGCAAAAGGGCTCTTGAAGGCCGCCATTCGCGATGAAGACCCTGTGCTTTTCTTTGAGCATAAACGGGCTTACAGATTGATTAAGGGAGAGGTTCCGGCTGATGATTATGTCCTTCCGATTGGGAAGGCAGATGTGAAACGAGAAGGGGAGGATGTTACCGTCATAACATATGGGTTATGTGTTCATTTCGCCCTCCAAGCGGCAGAGAGGCTTGAAAAGGACGGTATCTCTACCAATATTCTAGACCTTAGAACGGTTTATCCGCTAGATAAGGAAGCCGTTATTGAAGCTGCCAGAAAAACAGGGAAGGTCCTGCTGGTAACCGAGGACACGAAGGAAGGCAGTGTCATGAGTGAGGTGTCTGCCATTATTGCTGAGCATTGCCTGTTCGATTTGGATGCGCCAGTCAAGAGACTGGCTGGTCCTGATGTTCCTGCCATGCCGTATGCTCCGACGATGGAGAAGTTCTTCATGGTCAATCCAGATAAGGTCGAAAAAGCGATAAAAGAATTAGCAGAATTCTAGATAGCTAGAAAGAGAGGGTAAAAGAATGGCTATAGAAAAGATGAAAATGCCGCAGCTTGGGGAAAGCGTCACAGAAGGCACCATCTCCACTTGGCTCGTCAAGCCGGGAGACCACGTGCAGAAATATGATCCTATTGCTGAGGTTATGACGGATAAAGTGAATGCAGAGGTACCGTCCTCCTATACGGGAACCATTCAAGAATTGCTTTTTGAAGAAGGGGAGACCGTCCCTGTCGGCGAACTGATTTGCAGCATTCAGACAGAGGGTGAAGGAAGTGAGCAGGAGGCCAAGCAGGAGCAGAAAGTGAAGCCTGCTGAAGCTGATGGAGAGACAGGAGAATCCCTGCAGTCAGCTGGCAAGCCGCGCTATTCACCTGCCGTATTAAAGCTATCCCAGGAACATGATATTGATTTGAAGACCTTGAACGGAACTGGTGCAGGGGGACGTATCACTCGCAAGGACGTTTTGAAGGCTATTGAATCAGGTCCTGAAGCGCTCAAGCCCCCTGCTGCATCAGAAAGAAAAGCAGATATGCAAGACTCAAAGGAGCAGGCTGTACCGCCAAAAAGGAATCCTATTCAAGCAGCTGCAAATGATACCATCATTCCGGTTTCAGGTATAAGAAAGGCGATAGCACAGAATATGACGCGAGCTAAGCAGGAGATTCCGCATGCCTGGACAATGGTTGAGGCGGATGTTACTGGTCTTGTCTCGGCAAGAGATGCCTTGAAGAAAGAGTTCAAGGAGAAGGAAGGGTATAATCTTACCTACTTTGCCTTTTTTGTCAAGGCTGTGGCACAGGCGCTTAAGGAGTTCCCGGAAATGAACTCTATGTGGGATGGGGATCGAATCATCCAGAGGAAGGACATTCATTTATCTATTGCAGTGGCGACTGATGATGCTCTCTATGTGCCGGTCATCAAACATGCTGATGAGAAAACAATTAAAGGGATTGCCCGTGAAATTTATGAACTCGCCGGTAAGGTTAGGTCCGGCAAGCTATCAGCGGATGATATGAGGGGAGGAACCTTCACGGTGAATAATACCGGTTCATTCGGCTCTGTACAATCGATGGGCATCATTAACCATCCGCAAGCGGCCATTCTGCAGGTGGAATCTATCGTGAAAAAGCCGGTTGTCATGGAAGGGAATATGATTGCCATTAGAAATATGGTAAATCTCTGCCTCTCTCTCGATCATCGCGTACTGGATGGTTTGGTGGCAGGACGCTTCCTGGCAAGACTGAAGGGAATCCTCGAAGAAATGAACGAAAAGACAATATCTATCTATTAATATTCTTCATAAACGAACTGGATGAGCCTTGCGTCCAGTTCTTTTTTTTGCCGCTCTCAAAATAGAAATAGTCCTTTTCACAGCGCGAGAGAAGTGGTTTGGAAAATCTTGTGATAAAATGTAATTATCAGAAAAAATGTACATATGAAGGGAGGGAGCTTTCTGTCTCGGAATAAATCCGATAAAAAGAAAGCCTTGCTATGAATTTAGATCAATTACGAAACTATACATTTCCGACAAGCACTGAACAGGATTGGATAGAGGCTGTTGAGCGTTCCTTGAAGGGTAAAGGAGCAGACAGTTTATTGACGGAAACCTATGAGAATATTATTTTGAAACCGCTTTATTCCGAAAGAACAGCAGATGTCGAAAGGCCGGGCACGGCTCCTTATACAAGAGGCATTGGAAATAATGATTTTTGGCTTTGTCAGGAGAATCAAGGAGAGAATGCCGAAGCAGTAACCGAAGCTGTCAAAAAAGGGATTGAAAATGGTGAGAACGCCCTTTCGTTTAAGACTGACTCTTTAAAGCCAGAGGAGATAAAGGTAGCCCTCGGGAATTTGCCCATTGAAGATTATCCGGTCTTTATTCAAGCGAATGCTGCGCAGCAAGCAATCATGGGAAACGGTCTGGCAGTCAATGGAGCGGTCTTACGTGATTTGATGATGGAATGGGTGCAAGCAGGAGCGGTTCCCCTAAATGAACAAACAGCGTTGACTGAGTGGTTATCAAGCATTGCTGAATGGAAGCAAAATGAACCTGATATAAAGACAATTTGGGTTAATACGATTCCTTACCACGAATCAGGAGCAGATGCGGCTAGAGAGATTGCGTATGCACTTGCCGCTGGTGCTGAGTATATGAATGCAGCTAATAGTGCAGGTATTGAGCCAAGTGAGCTGACCGACAGCATGGTCTTTTCGTTTGCGATTGACTCTCAATTTTTCATGCAAATCGCAAAGCTCAGAGCGGCAAGGAAACTATGGAGTGCGGTTGGACAAGTGTATGGAATAAAGGAATGCAGGATGAACATTCATGCAAAGACATCAATGAGAAATAAATCAAGCTATGATCGTCACGTCAATCTTCTCCGCGCGAGCAATGAAGCGTTTGCTGCCGTGGCTGGAGGATGTCAGTACATAACAGTTGATCCATTTGATGCCATGCTTAAAGAACAAAGCTCCCAAGGCATACGTATGGCGCGAAATATCGTACATATCCTCGATAAGGAAGCAGGTATACGCTATTCGGAGGATCCTGGTGGAGGCTCTTACTACTTAGAGGCGCTTACAGATGAGCTATGCGAAAAGGCCTGGGCTCTCTTCCTTGATATAGAACGGGCAGGGGGGATACTCTCTGTGCTGAAGAAGGGCCGCATTCAAGCGGAGCTTTTCGAAATAGCTCAGACACGGCTTGAGAATGTAGCCATGCGTAAGGAGAAAATCATCGGGGTGAATGTCTATGCGAACCCATCGGAAAGGCGTCCAGTTGTTCCTGTTGAGCTGCCGCCGTCGAGTCGAACAGAAAAGGTGAAAGAAATCAGCCGGTTAAGGCCAATCAAACTTTCTAGCGAATTTGAGGTTATCCGGTCCATGAACCTGACCTGGCAGGACGAAGCTGCAGCAGAGAGAATAGCGGTGATTGGGATTGGCGACCTGAAGGCATATAAGCCATATACAGATTTCGTGAAGGAAATCCTGGCTTCAGGCGGTTTGGCCTATCAATTAGCAGAAGGCATAGAGAGTAGTAAAGAGATAGAAGAACTTGCCGGACAGCAAAAGGTTCTTCACCTCATCGTTTGCGGCAATCAAAAGGATCTAAAAGGAGATTTGTCTGCGTTATCATTAGAGCCTCATGTCCGCATCTATACTGTCGGAGATTTTAGTGATAACACAAAGTATCAGCAAATAGACCGGAGCGTCAATATCATTGAATGGCTCACGGTTCTTTCATCCACTCAGGAGGTAGAGGCATGAAAAGACCAAACTTTTCTAAAATAGACTGGAAGACAGCTGCTGCTTCTTCTCCAGCAAATAATGATAACCAGAAACAGACAATAACTGAAACAAATGAACAAATCAGCATAAAATCGGTGTATGAAATGTCAGATAGCGAACAGCTTCCCCATATGCCGTCATATCCGGGTATCGCACCATTTACACGGGGACCGTATGCGGCCATGTATGTGAACAGACCTTGGACAGTACGGCAGTATGCGGGATTTTCAACAGCAGAAGAATCCAATGCCTTCTACCGCAGAAATCTCGAAATGGGTCAAAAAGGGCTGTCGGTAGCCTTTGATTTAGCAACTCACCGCGGCTATGATTCTGACCATCCGCGTGTAATCGGGGATGTCGGCAAGGCAGGGGTAGCGATAGATTCCATTGAGGATATGAAGATATTGTTTGAGGGGATTCCACTTGAAAAAATGTCGGTTTCGATGACAATGAATGGTGCTGTGCTGCCTGTAATGGCTTTTTATATCGCAGCTGCGATGGAACAGGGAGTTGAGACAAGCAGTCTCTCAGGCACGATACAAAATGATATATTAAAAGAATATATGGTTCGAAACACCTATATTTACCCTCCACAAATGTCGATGAGAATCATTTCTGATATTTTTTCTTATACATCATCTAAGATGCCGAGGTTCAACAGCATCTCCATATCAGGCTATCATATGCAGGAAGCAGGTGCGCCGGCTGATTTAGAGCTCGCTTATACGCTTGCTGATGGACTTGAGTATGTCCGTTCTGGGTTGGATGCCGGAATACCGATTGATACGTTTGCGCCGCGACTCTCCTTTTTCTGGGGCATTGGGATGAACTATTTCATGGAGGTGGCGAAGCTTCGGGCGGCAAGATATTTATGGGCAACATTAATGACGCAATTCAACCCGCAAAATGAGAAGTCCCTAGCCCTTCGCACCCATTCACAAACATCGGGATGGAGCCTTTCTGAACAGGATCCATTCAATAATGTCGCCCGGACATTAATCGAAGCTCATGCAGCTGTTATGGGGCATACCCAGTCCCTGCATACGAATGCACTGGATGAGGCCATTGCCCTTCCGACGGATTTCTCTGCCCGGATTGCACGCAATACCCAATTATATTTGCAGGAAGAAACGGGCTTAACGAATGTTATTGACCCATGGGGCGGCTCTTACTATGTAGAGTCCTTGACAAAGAGCCTAATTGAAAAAGCATGGGGACATTTAGAGGAGATTGAGAAGCTTGGCGGCATGGCTAAAGCGATTGAAACGGGCATCCCGAAAATGCGCATTGAGGAGGCCGCCGCAAAAAGGCAGGCAAGGATTGATTCTGGCGAAGAAGTCCTCATCGGGGTGAACCGGTATAGAAGTGAAGAAACGGATGAGTTTGATATTCTGGAAGTGGATAATTCTAAAGTACGGAGCGGGCAGGTTGCGAGACTGAAAGCAATCAAGGAATCTCGTGATAATGAAAAGGTGAAGGCAGCTTTGGGCAAACTTACGGATTCGGCGCGAACTGGAGAAGGTAATCTTTTAGAGTTTGCCGTGGAGGCTGCCATACTGCGTGCGACCTTAGGGGAGATATCGGATGCGATTGAAGCTGTATCAGGAAGGCATCAGGCTGAAGTGAGAACCGTAAGCGGTGTATATGGGCGCCATTATCAGCAAGAGGGAAAAATCGAAGAAGTCAGAGCGATGACAGAGGAGTTCGTTGAGCATGAAGGCAGGCGCCCGCGCATTCTAATAGCAAAAATGGGGCAGGACGGTCATGACAGAGGGGCAAAAGTTGTTGCCACTGCCTATGCTGACCTTGGCTTTGATGTCGATATGGGACCATTATTCCAAACACCAGAAGAAACAGCCACGCAAGCAATTGAGAATGATGTCCATGTCATCGGCATGAGTTCCCTTGCCGGCGGACACAAAACCTTGCTTCCGCAGCTGAAGCAAGAATTAAGACGCTTGGGGCGTGAGGATATTCTTATAATCGCCGGCGGTGTTATTCCTAAACAGGATTATGAATATCTGCTCGAGAATGGTGCAGCAGCAATCTTTGGGCCAGGAACCGTCATACCTGAGGCAGCTGTAACTATTATGGAAGAGATTTATAGGAGCCTTGGCTATGAGGAAGTGTCCGATTGATGGATAAGAAGGAGCGAAGAAGGTTCAAGCGGAAGGAGACATTAAACCTTCAAGTAAGGGATATCGCTGCTAGCTTGATAGAGGGGGAGGTCAGTTCGCTCTCAAAGGCAATTACACTGGTTGAGAGCAGGCAGGAGGACCATCAGAAGGCAGCACAAGCCATCCTTGCTGAAGTGCTGCCTGAGACAGGAAAGGCGGTTCGGATTGGCATCTCAGGTGTCCCTGGGGCAGGGAAAAGCACATTCATTGAGAGCTTTGGCTTATACCTATGCGCTCTTGGGCATAAGGTTGCCGTTTTGGCCATCGATCCAAGCTCACCTGTCAGCGGGGGCAGCATTCTCGGAGACAAGACGAGAATGGAGAAGCTTTCGCGGCACTCCAATGCTTATATCCGACCTACGCCATCTGACGGGGAATTCGGCGGCGTTCATCGCAAGACGAGAGAAAGCATGCTATTATGTGAAGCGGCCGGGTACTCTGTCATCATTGTAGAAACGGTCGGGGTTGGCCAGAGTGAAGCGGATGTAAGAGAGATGGTCGATTTTTTCTTGTTGCTAGCGTTGACGGGCGCGGGAGATGAATTGCAAGGGATGAAGAAGGGCATTCTTGAGCTTGTAGATGCCATTGCAGTCAACAAGGCTGATGGAGATAATTTAAAGAAAGCCTTACTTGCAAAAGAGGAGTACAGTCGGGTCACGATGGGCATTAATCCTGCAACAATGGGATGGAATATAGAGACCCTCACATGCTCAGCTCTTTATCAAGAAGGGCTTGAGGATATATGGAAGCTCATCTTAGCCTTTATGGAGGAGACGCGTCAATCAGGTGTTCTCGAATCCAGGCGCAGGAATCAAGCAGGTAAATGGCTTCAGTCAGAAGTCAGAAGGATGTTGGTTGAACGTTTCTTGAAGGATGGGGAAGTCCGCTCTTCCCTTCAGCTGCTAGAGGATAGGGTTAAGGAAGGAACGGTTCTCCCTGCAATGGCAGCAAAAGAATTGATTGACGTTTATTTTTCCTTGAACAAGAAGTAAAATAAGGGTATTGGTTAAAAAAAGGATAGCAGATTGGATCTGCTATCCTTTAAACAAGGGAGTATAGGGATAAAACTTAATTATGGCATTTTTACCCTTTATGATGGAATGCTAAACCATGAAGTTGGATTATTTTTTAAATTTATACTCCTTTGGTAAAATAAAGAAAAAGACCGGAAAGGAAGAAAACGGCATGAGCATGGATTTCAATTTATTTATGAATGATGTAGTCCGCCAAGCTAGGCAGGAAATACAAAATGCAGGATATAAGGAGCTTAAAACGACAGAAGAAGTTGATGAAGCCCTTCAAGCCAAAGGAACGACACTCGTAATGGTCAACTCTGTTTGCGGGTGTGCAGGCGGCATCGCCCGTCCGGCAGCCTATCACGCAGTGAATTATGATAAACGGCCAGATCATCTTGTGACGGTATTTGCCGGACAAGATAAAGAAGCCACAGCACGAGCACGGGAGTATTTCACAGGTTATCCGCCATCCTCTCCTTCATTCGCATTATTGAAGGATGGAAAGATTATTAAGATGATTGAACGACATGAAATTGAAGGTCATGAGCCAATGCAAGTCATTTCTGCCTTGCAGACGGCATTTGATGAATATTGCGATGAAATCTGATTCACCTAAAGCCAGTGTTCTCTAATCAGGGACACTGGCTTTTGCGTTTATGATTTCCATGCTGGCAGGTGTTAATGTTTTTATGCATAGAGTTTGTATAACAATTCAGTATATTCATTTGGCGTTGAAACAGCTCAAATGTACAGATATTATCAATGATTATATTTAATGATGTTTTTAGACGTTTGTATGTAAGATGAAATAATTTTGAAAAGAAGTTTTTGTGTGTTAAAATTCATTTTGTTGTATATATATAATTTTTATGGTTTAATAGTTTTTATGAAAAGTAGAAGCAACATGAATTTATAAACATTTTGGGGGAAAGACAAATGAAAAAGTGGCTACTTAGTTTATTGACTGTTGTATTCGCGGGGGTTTTACTAAGCGCATGCGGCAGCAGCGAAGAATCTGGCAGTGACGGCTCAAGCGATAAAAAGGTATTGAAAATGGTGACTTCGGCTGATTACAAACCTTTTGAATATATTGATACGGCTAAGAGTGAAGAGATTATCGGATTTGATGTTGATTTAGCGAAGACTGTGGCAGAGAAGCTGGGCTATGAGCTAGAGGTATCTGACATGGACTTCGGCGGGCTGATTACCGCGCTGAAAAATGGACAGGCTGATCTTGTATTAGCTGGAATGACACCAACAGAGAAACGCGAAGAAAGTGTTGATTTCTCAGATATTTATTATACATCCAACCATATGGTAGTGACAGCTAAAGATAGCGGCATTTCCTCAGCTGAAGGCCTTGAAGGAAAAACAGTAGGCGTACAGATGGGCTCTATTCAGGAAACAACCGCTGATGAGCTTGCGAAAACGATTGATATGGCTGTTGAAGACCGGAACCGGATTCCTGAGCTTGTACAGGAAATCAAGTCAGGACGCTTTGACGCGGCTATCATTGAAGACACAGTTGCCGAAGGATATCTTGCAAAGAATGATGATCTGACCGGTTTTGTGCTTGAACAAAGTGAAGAGGAAGTTGGCTATGCGATGGCATTCCCTAAAGGCAGTGAATTACGTGACCAATTTAACGCGGAACTTCAAAAAATGAAGGAAAGCGGAGAGTTAGAAGAATTAGTGCTGAAATGGTTTGATGCAGACGCTGAATAAATTGGATGGAAAATTTCAGAAGGAGCTCGTTCCTTCTGGAATTTTTCTTTTCTGTTCGACTCCTCAGCCCTCATTTCAATTTCCCGCGATATGATAGATGAAGAAGGAGAAACATGACTATGAATTTAGACTTTACCGGGATTATCCCGTCGATGCCTTATATTTTGGAAGGGGTGAAAATCACCCTTCAAATCGCAGCGCTTGCTGCTGTTTTCGGTTTTATTTTAGGGACAGTACTAGCGCTTTGCAAAATCTCAAAGCTTAAAGCGTTGATTTGGCTGGCTGATTTCTACACTAGCATTTTCCGCGGCACACCCCTCGTGCTCCAGTTGATGATTATTTATTTTGCGTCACCGCAATTATTCGGTTTTCAGATTGAAGGATATTGGGCGGCTGTCTTATCCTTCTCCTTGAATTCGGGTGCTTACATATCGGAGATCATCCGAGGCGGAATCTTGGCTGTCGATAAAGGACAGAAAGAAGCGGCAATGGCTTTGGGAGTGCCTTATACAAGCATGATGGCGAACATTATTCTGCCACAGGCCTATAAGAATATTCTTCCGGCCTTAATGAATGAATTTATTACCTTGACGAAGGAATCCGCCATTGTAACGACAATTGGTGTTATGGATATTATGAGAAGGGCCTACCAGGTAGGGGGCGAGACATTCCAATACTTAGAGCCGCTCTTGTTTGCGGGACTCATTTATTATGTGCTCGTCATGATTCTCACGTTTATTGGAAAAATGGTTGAAAAGAGGTTGCAGCATTCATGATTAAAGTGGAGAATCTACAAAAGAACTTCGGGAAATTAGAAGTCTTAAAAGGAATCACGACAGAAATCAAGGAGGGGGAAGTGATTGCGGTCATCGGTCCTTCTGGTTCTGGTAAGTCAACTTTTCTTCGCTGCTTGAACCTGATGGAAACGCCAACTGGCGGAACTATTTGGATTAAGGGTGAGGAAATTACCGCGCCGAAGACGAACGTCCTTGCCATGAGACAGAATGTCGGGATGGTATTCCAGCATTTCAATCTGTTCCCTCATAAGACCGTTCTTGAAAATGTGACGTATGCACCAGTGAAAGTGAAGAAGATGACTAAGGGTGCAGCGAAGAAAGAGGCAATGGATATTCTTGCTAAGGTCGGGATGGCAGAGAAGGCAAATGAATATCCAGGACAGCTTTCTGGCGGGCAAAAGCAGCGGGTCGCAATTGCACGTGCACTTGCAATGAAGCCAGAGATCATGCTGTTTGACGAGCCGACTTCAGCTCTTGATCCGGAGATGGTTAAAGAAGTGCTTGAAGTTATGAAGTCATTGGCAAATTCAGGGATGACCATGGCGATTGTCACACATGAGATGGGGTTTGCGAAGGAAGTCGCAGACAGGGTGCTATTTTTGGATGGCGGTGTCATCGTAGAAGACAGCGCTCCAGAGCTTTTCTTTACCTCGCCTAAATCACAGCGCGCAAAAGAGTTCTTGCAGAAAGTATTATAAATAGCCTATTCTTAAGAAAGATATTCTGATGCTCAGAATATCTTTTTTTGGGTACATTACTTATCGGGGTGATACATAAATGTTCAAAATCGGCTACCGAACGATAAAAACGGCTATTGGTACACCAGTGGCTATTTATATAGCGCAATTAATTGGTCTCCACAGTTTTGCTTCCGCAGGGATTATTACCATTTTATGCATTCAGCGCACGAAGAAAAAATCGCTCAGGGCAGCATGGGACCGCTTTGTTGCCTGTTTAATCGCGATGGCTTATTCCTATCTGTTCTTCGAATGGATTGCCTACACGCCGCCTGTGATTGGATTAATGCTTCTGTTTTTCATTCCGACTACAGTTGCACTGAGAGTTTCTGGCGGGATTGTGACAAGCTCCGTAATTATTCTTCATTTATATGCATCTAACTCCATTACGGTGGATACCTTGCTGAATGAGGTAGGTCTTGTGGTTATAGGAATAAGCGTAGCCTTTCTAGTGAATTTCTATATGCCGAGCATGGATCGTGAACTTGTTGAGTACAAGAACAAAATAGAAAATTTATACAGAATTATATTAAGGGAATTAAGTGAATACCTGGTAACCGGAAACAGCATATGGACAGGCAAGGAAATTATTGAGGCGGATAATGCCATCAAGAAAGCTGTTTATTATGCTGCTCTCGATCTTGAGAATCATATTACCGGAAGTGAGGACTCCTATTATCATTACTTTAAGCTAAGGGAGAGGCAGCTCGCTATTTTAAAGAGAATTCTCCCGCTCGCTGGGAAGATGGATTTGTCTGAACATGAGGGCAGCCGGGAGATTGGCGAATTCATAGGCCATTTGAGCGATAATGTCCATCATCGGAACACGACAGAAGAGCATATCAAACAGCTTGATGACCTGCTTGATAATTTGAAGAAAAAGGAAATACCGTCAAACTTCGACGAGTTTGAACGCCGCGCTGCTCTTTTCCAGTTGGGGAAGGAATTGCGGGACTATCTCGTCATCAAGAGT
This DNA window, taken from Pradoshia eiseniae, encodes the following:
- a CDS encoding methylmalonyl-CoA mutase family protein — encoded protein: MNLDQLRNYTFPTSTEQDWIEAVERSLKGKGADSLLTETYENIILKPLYSERTADVERPGTAPYTRGIGNNDFWLCQENQGENAEAVTEAVKKGIENGENALSFKTDSLKPEEIKVALGNLPIEDYPVFIQANAAQQAIMGNGLAVNGAVLRDLMMEWVQAGAVPLNEQTALTEWLSSIAEWKQNEPDIKTIWVNTIPYHESGADAAREIAYALAAGAEYMNAANSAGIEPSELTDSMVFSFAIDSQFFMQIAKLRAARKLWSAVGQVYGIKECRMNIHAKTSMRNKSSYDRHVNLLRASNEAFAAVAGGCQYITVDPFDAMLKEQSSQGIRMARNIVHILDKEAGIRYSEDPGGGSYYLEALTDELCEKAWALFLDIERAGGILSVLKKGRIQAELFEIAQTRLENVAMRKEKIIGVNVYANPSERRPVVPVELPPSSRTEKVKEISRLRPIKLSSEFEVIRSMNLTWQDEAAAERIAVIGIGDLKAYKPYTDFVKEILASGGLAYQLAEGIESSKEIEELAGQQKVLHLIVCGNQKDLKGDLSALSLEPHVRIYTVGDFSDNTKYQQIDRSVNIIEWLTVLSSTQEVEA
- a CDS encoding transporter substrate-binding domain-containing protein, yielding MKKWLLSLLTVVFAGVLLSACGSSEESGSDGSSDKKVLKMVTSADYKPFEYIDTAKSEEIIGFDVDLAKTVAEKLGYELEVSDMDFGGLITALKNGQADLVLAGMTPTEKREESVDFSDIYYTSNHMVVTAKDSGISSAEGLEGKTVGVQMGSIQETTADELAKTIDMAVEDRNRIPELVQEIKSGRFDAAIIEDTVAEGYLAKNDDLTGFVLEQSEEEVGYAMAFPKGSELRDQFNAELQKMKESGELEELVLKWFDADAE
- a CDS encoding BrxA/BrxB family bacilliredoxin, with protein sequence MSMDFNLFMNDVVRQARQEIQNAGYKELKTTEEVDEALQAKGTTLVMVNSVCGCAGGIARPAAYHAVNYDKRPDHLVTVFAGQDKEATARAREYFTGYPPSSPSFALLKDGKIIKMIERHEIEGHEPMQVISALQTAFDEYCDEI
- the meaB gene encoding methylmalonyl Co-A mutase-associated GTPase MeaB, producing MDKKERRRFKRKETLNLQVRDIAASLIEGEVSSLSKAITLVESRQEDHQKAAQAILAEVLPETGKAVRIGISGVPGAGKSTFIESFGLYLCALGHKVAVLAIDPSSPVSGGSILGDKTRMEKLSRHSNAYIRPTPSDGEFGGVHRKTRESMLLCEAAGYSVIIVETVGVGQSEADVREMVDFFLLLALTGAGDELQGMKKGILELVDAIAVNKADGDNLKKALLAKEEYSRVTMGINPATMGWNIETLTCSALYQEGLEDIWKLILAFMEETRQSGVLESRRRNQAGKWLQSEVRRMLVERFLKDGEVRSSLQLLEDRVKEGTVLPAMAAKELIDVYFSLNKK
- a CDS encoding amino acid ABC transporter ATP-binding protein, producing the protein MIKVENLQKNFGKLEVLKGITTEIKEGEVIAVIGPSGSGKSTFLRCLNLMETPTGGTIWIKGEEITAPKTNVLAMRQNVGMVFQHFNLFPHKTVLENVTYAPVKVKKMTKGAAKKEAMDILAKVGMAEKANEYPGQLSGGQKQRVAIARALAMKPEIMLFDEPTSALDPEMVKEVLEVMKSLANSGMTMAIVTHEMGFAKEVADRVLFLDGGVIVEDSAPELFFTSPKSQRAKEFLQKVL
- a CDS encoding dihydrolipoamide acetyltransferase family protein, with protein sequence MAIEKMKMPQLGESVTEGTISTWLVKPGDHVQKYDPIAEVMTDKVNAEVPSSYTGTIQELLFEEGETVPVGELICSIQTEGEGSEQEAKQEQKVKPAEADGETGESLQSAGKPRYSPAVLKLSQEHDIDLKTLNGTGAGGRITRKDVLKAIESGPEALKPPAASERKADMQDSKEQAVPPKRNPIQAAANDTIIPVSGIRKAIAQNMTRAKQEIPHAWTMVEADVTGLVSARDALKKEFKEKEGYNLTYFAFFVKAVAQALKEFPEMNSMWDGDRIIQRKDIHLSIAVATDDALYVPVIKHADEKTIKGIAREIYELAGKVRSGKLSADDMRGGTFTVNNTGSFGSVQSMGIINHPQAAILQVESIVKKPVVMEGNMIAIRNMVNLCLSLDHRVLDGLVAGRFLARLKGILEEMNEKTISIY
- the scpA gene encoding methylmalonyl-CoA mutase; this translates as MKRPNFSKIDWKTAAASSPANNDNQKQTITETNEQISIKSVYEMSDSEQLPHMPSYPGIAPFTRGPYAAMYVNRPWTVRQYAGFSTAEESNAFYRRNLEMGQKGLSVAFDLATHRGYDSDHPRVIGDVGKAGVAIDSIEDMKILFEGIPLEKMSVSMTMNGAVLPVMAFYIAAAMEQGVETSSLSGTIQNDILKEYMVRNTYIYPPQMSMRIISDIFSYTSSKMPRFNSISISGYHMQEAGAPADLELAYTLADGLEYVRSGLDAGIPIDTFAPRLSFFWGIGMNYFMEVAKLRAARYLWATLMTQFNPQNEKSLALRTHSQTSGWSLSEQDPFNNVARTLIEAHAAVMGHTQSLHTNALDEAIALPTDFSARIARNTQLYLQEETGLTNVIDPWGGSYYVESLTKSLIEKAWGHLEEIEKLGGMAKAIETGIPKMRIEEAAAKRQARIDSGEEVLIGVNRYRSEETDEFDILEVDNSKVRSGQVARLKAIKESRDNEKVKAALGKLTDSARTGEGNLLEFAVEAAILRATLGEISDAIEAVSGRHQAEVRTVSGVYGRHYQQEGKIEEVRAMTEEFVEHEGRRPRILIAKMGQDGHDRGAKVVATAYADLGFDVDMGPLFQTPEETATQAIENDVHVIGMSSLAGGHKTLLPQLKQELRRLGREDILIIAGGVIPKQDYEYLLENGAAAIFGPGTVIPEAAVTIMEEIYRSLGYEEVSD
- a CDS encoding alpha-ketoacid dehydrogenase subunit beta, whose translation is MPVLSYIDAITLALREEMERDEKVFVLGEDVGKKGGVFKATAGLYEQFGEARVLDTPLAESAIAGVGIGAAMYGMRPVAEMQFADFIMPAVNQIISEAAKIRYRSNNDWHCPIVIRAPFGGGVHGALYHSQSVEAIFANQPGLKVVIPSTPYDAKGLLKAAIRDEDPVLFFEHKRAYRLIKGEVPADDYVLPIGKADVKREGEDVTVITYGLCVHFALQAAERLEKDGISTNILDLRTVYPLDKEAVIEAARKTGKVLLVTEDTKEGSVMSEVSAIIAEHCLFDLDAPVKRLAGPDVPAMPYAPTMEKFFMVNPDKVEKAIKELAEF
- a CDS encoding amino acid ABC transporter permease, which codes for MNLDFTGIIPSMPYILEGVKITLQIAALAAVFGFILGTVLALCKISKLKALIWLADFYTSIFRGTPLVLQLMIIYFASPQLFGFQIEGYWAAVLSFSLNSGAYISEIIRGGILAVDKGQKEAAMALGVPYTSMMANIILPQAYKNILPALMNEFITLTKESAIVTTIGVMDIMRRAYQVGGETFQYLEPLLFAGLIYYVLVMILTFIGKMVEKRLQHS